From Quadrisphaera sp. DSM 44207, the proteins below share one genomic window:
- a CDS encoding Gfo/Idh/MocA family protein, giving the protein MDAPLRWGVIGTGGIAGDFTADLALTGSGTVVAVGSRTRERAHAFADRFGVPRRHGSYAALVEDPEVDVVYVATPHPMHHEDALLALRAGKPVLVEKAFTMDAAQARDLVGVARAQGLFLMEAMWTRFLPHTARLRQLLADGALGELVVVTADHGQWFPRDPAHRLFDPALGGGALLDLGVYPVSFASMVLGAPSGVTALVTPAFTGVDGRTSILLDHPGGAHAVLHCTSAARTPTRAAVVGTDARVEVEGDFYAPTVITLVPREGEPERFDGRVEGRGLRFEADEVARCLREGLLESPLMPLDETVSVMETMDAVLAQARG; this is encoded by the coding sequence ATGGACGCACCGCTGCGCTGGGGCGTGATCGGCACGGGCGGCATCGCGGGCGACTTCACCGCGGACCTCGCCCTCACGGGCTCCGGCACCGTCGTCGCCGTCGGCTCGCGCACGCGCGAGCGGGCGCACGCCTTCGCCGACCGCTTCGGGGTCCCGCGCCGCCACGGCAGCTACGCCGCGCTGGTGGAGGACCCGGAGGTCGACGTCGTCTACGTCGCCACCCCGCACCCGATGCACCACGAGGACGCCCTGCTCGCCCTGCGGGCCGGCAAGCCCGTCCTGGTGGAGAAGGCGTTCACGATGGACGCCGCGCAGGCGCGCGACCTGGTGGGCGTCGCGCGCGCGCAGGGCCTGTTCCTCATGGAGGCCATGTGGACGCGGTTCCTGCCGCACACCGCCCGGCTGCGGCAGCTGCTGGCGGACGGCGCCCTGGGCGAGCTGGTGGTCGTCACCGCCGACCACGGCCAGTGGTTCCCGCGCGACCCGGCGCACCGCCTCTTCGACCCCGCGCTCGGCGGCGGGGCGCTGCTGGACCTGGGCGTCTACCCGGTCTCCTTCGCCTCGATGGTGCTGGGGGCCCCGAGCGGCGTCACGGCGCTCGTCACGCCCGCGTTCACGGGCGTGGACGGGCGCACGTCGATCCTGCTGGACCACCCCGGCGGGGCCCACGCGGTGCTGCACTGCACCTCCGCGGCGAGGACGCCGACGCGCGCGGCCGTGGTCGGCACCGACGCCCGCGTCGAGGTCGAGGGCGACTTCTACGCGCCCACGGTGATCACGCTCGTCCCCCGCGAGGGGGAGCCGGAGCGCTTCGACGGGCGGGTGGAGGGCCGCGGGCTGCGGTTCGAGGCCGACGAGGTGGCGCGCTGCCTGCGCGAGGGCCTGCTCGAGAGCCCGCTCATGCCGCTCGACGAGACGGTCTCGGTCATGGAGACGATGGACGCCGTCCTCGCGCAGGCGCGCGGCTGA
- a CDS encoding bifunctional UDP-sugar hydrolase/5'-nucleotidase, with protein MRHRSLAAALAASLSLGALALDTAPAVAESAATAGPTKAAKAAKATKATKATKATKPSGAPSVQVQLLGFNDFHGALEPPTGSGARVSVDGATLDAGGLAFFATHLRQQEAENHNTLTISNGDLVGGSPFLAALFRDEPTVEAMDALGLDLATVGNHEFDEGVDELRRLVRGGQCHPVDGCLDGDGYDGSDATWLAANVVDRTTGKPIFRPYAVERVGGVRVGVIGVVLEGTPSIVSAAGIEDVQFLDEAETVNRYVEQLRRRGVETVVVSLHEGGATTGSVQACDAPTGPAFDVVRALDDEVDVVMTGHTHTGFVCEGGQLVDGKLVTQALSNGRLITDVDLTVDRRSGDVVAKEAENVVVTRDVAPDPAAQALIARYQEIAAPIANEPVGAVTADVVRAQEELLPASGASTALLGESPLGNLVADAQLAATDDEAGAVAAFMNPGGVRADLTHAPSPAGEGAGVVTYGEAFTVQPFNNLLTTLDLTGAQLYALLDQQFAVGRVLQPSSSVAYTVDASERRVVPGSLTIGGTAVDPAATYRITVNSFLAGGGDGFTVLTQGTNPVNQPGFDVDALVSSLAGEPIAPPATDRITVVP; from the coding sequence ATGAGGCACCGCTCCCTGGCCGCCGCCCTCGCGGCGTCGCTCTCGCTCGGCGCGCTCGCTCTCGACACCGCCCCCGCCGTCGCCGAGAGCGCCGCGACCGCCGGGCCCACCAAGGCCGCCAAGGCCGCCAAGGCCACCAAGGCCACCAAGGCCACCAAGGCCACCAAGCCCTCCGGCGCCCCGTCGGTGCAGGTGCAGCTGCTGGGCTTCAACGACTTCCACGGGGCGCTGGAGCCCCCGACCGGCTCGGGCGCTCGAGTGAGCGTCGACGGCGCGACCCTCGACGCCGGGGGCCTGGCCTTCTTCGCCACCCACCTGCGCCAGCAGGAGGCGGAGAACCACAACACCCTGACGATCAGCAACGGCGACCTCGTCGGCGGCAGCCCGTTCCTCGCCGCGCTCTTCCGCGACGAGCCGACGGTCGAGGCGATGGACGCGCTCGGCCTCGACCTCGCGACCGTGGGCAACCACGAGTTCGACGAGGGCGTCGACGAGCTGCGGCGCCTCGTGCGGGGCGGGCAGTGCCACCCGGTCGACGGGTGCCTCGACGGCGACGGCTACGACGGGTCGGACGCCACGTGGCTGGCGGCGAACGTCGTCGACCGCACCACGGGGAAGCCGATCTTCCGGCCCTACGCGGTGGAGAGGGTCGGCGGCGTGCGCGTGGGCGTCATCGGCGTCGTCCTGGAGGGGACGCCGAGCATCGTCTCCGCCGCCGGCATCGAGGACGTGCAGTTCCTCGACGAGGCCGAGACCGTCAACCGGTACGTCGAGCAGCTGCGCCGCCGGGGCGTGGAGACCGTCGTCGTCTCCCTGCACGAGGGCGGCGCCACCACCGGCTCCGTGCAGGCGTGCGACGCGCCCACCGGGCCCGCGTTCGACGTCGTGCGCGCGCTCGACGACGAGGTCGACGTCGTGATGACCGGGCACACCCACACCGGCTTCGTCTGCGAGGGCGGTCAGCTCGTCGACGGCAAGCTCGTCACCCAGGCCCTCTCCAACGGCCGGCTCATCACCGACGTCGACCTGACCGTCGACCGCCGCAGCGGCGACGTCGTCGCCAAGGAGGCCGAGAACGTCGTCGTCACCCGCGACGTGGCCCCGGACCCGGCGGCGCAGGCGCTGATCGCCCGCTACCAGGAGATCGCCGCGCCCATCGCGAACGAGCCGGTCGGGGCCGTGACCGCCGACGTCGTGCGCGCCCAGGAGGAGCTGCTGCCCGCCTCCGGCGCGAGCACGGCGCTGCTGGGGGAGTCCCCGCTGGGGAACCTCGTCGCCGACGCGCAGCTGGCGGCCACGGACGACGAGGCGGGTGCCGTCGCGGCGTTCATGAACCCCGGCGGCGTGCGCGCCGACCTGACCCACGCCCCCTCGCCCGCGGGCGAGGGGGCCGGCGTCGTCACCTACGGCGAGGCCTTCACCGTCCAGCCGTTCAACAACCTGCTCACCACGCTCGACCTGACCGGTGCCCAGCTGTACGCGCTGCTGGACCAGCAGTTCGCCGTCGGGCGGGTGCTGCAGCCCTCCAGCTCGGTGGCCTACACCGTCGACGCCTCCGAGCGCAGGGTGGTGCCGGGCTCGCTGACCATCGGCGGCACGGCCGTCGACCCGGCGGCGACGTACCGGATCACGGTGAACAGCTTCCTCGCCGGCGGCGGGGATGGCTTCACGGTGCTCACCCAGGGCACGAACCCGGTCAACCAGCCCGGCTTCGACGTCGACGCCCTCGTCTCCTCCCTGGCGGGCGAGCCGATCGCCCCGCCGGCGACGGACCGCATCACCGTCGTCCCCTGA
- a CDS encoding DUF4349 domain-containing protein, translating to MLAAAEDRQVVTTASARIAVAEPARAAQRVGEPVEPAGGRVEERTERAASPDGGAGSAQLVTRVPAQALTGVLARLEDLGDVAEVSVSSSDVTADAVDLDARVSALQTSVGRLQGLLDGAPTTEALVQAEQALAQRQGELESLQSQRALLASRVELFALTASLEPAGVAPAGGPGGFLDGLGTGWRALVAASGAALVVLGVLLPWAAAGAPSAPA from the coding sequence GTGCTCGCCGCGGCCGAGGACCGGCAGGTCGTCACCACGGCGTCCGCGCGGATCGCCGTGGCCGAGCCCGCGCGGGCCGCCCAGCGGGTCGGCGAGCCCGTGGAGCCCGCCGGCGGCCGCGTCGAGGAGCGCACCGAGCGCGCGGCGTCCCCGGACGGCGGGGCCGGCTCGGCGCAGCTGGTCACCCGGGTGCCGGCGCAGGCCCTGACCGGGGTGCTCGCCCGGCTGGAGGACCTCGGCGACGTCGCGGAGGTCTCGGTCTCCAGCTCGGACGTCACCGCGGACGCCGTCGACCTCGACGCCCGCGTCAGCGCCCTGCAGACCTCGGTCGGGCGCCTGCAGGGGCTGCTCGACGGCGCCCCGACGACCGAGGCCCTGGTGCAGGCGGAGCAGGCGCTCGCGCAGCGCCAGGGCGAGCTGGAGTCGCTGCAGTCCCAGCGGGCGCTGCTCGCCTCCCGCGTCGAGCTGTTCGCGCTCACCGCGTCCCTGGAGCCGGCGGGGGTGGCGCCCGCCGGCGGCCCCGGCGGCTTCCTCGACGGCCTGGGCACCGGCTGGCGGGCGCTGGTGGCCGCCTCCGGCGCGGCGCTCGTGGTGCTCGGCGTCCTGCTGCCGTGGGCGGCCGCCGGGGCGCCCTCGGCACCGGCCTGA
- a CDS encoding isochorismatase family protein: MPQQYAPGTALVVVDVQVDFADPAGGLYVAGGEDVVPLVNAEVDAAVAAGSPVVFTQDWHPEHTPHFAQDGGTWPVHCVAGTPGAELAPGLRVPEGASRVRKGTGTEDGYSGFSEVDLASGRTDATRLGALLQEAGVRRLVVVGLAGDHCVRATALDGARLGYDVTVPLAVTRFVALRPEDPQRARADMAAAGVHLV; the protein is encoded by the coding sequence ATGCCGCAGCAGTACGCACCCGGCACCGCGCTCGTCGTCGTCGACGTCCAGGTGGACTTCGCCGACCCCGCCGGGGGCCTGTACGTGGCCGGCGGCGAGGACGTCGTCCCGCTCGTCAACGCCGAGGTCGACGCCGCGGTCGCGGCGGGCTCGCCCGTCGTCTTCACGCAGGACTGGCACCCCGAGCACACCCCGCACTTCGCGCAGGACGGCGGGACCTGGCCGGTGCACTGCGTGGCCGGCACCCCGGGGGCGGAGCTGGCGCCGGGGCTGCGGGTGCCGGAGGGCGCCTCGCGGGTGCGCAAGGGCACCGGCACCGAGGACGGCTACTCCGGCTTCTCCGAGGTCGACCTCGCCAGCGGGCGCACGGACGCCACCCGCCTCGGCGCCCTGCTGCAGGAGGCCGGCGTGCGGCGCCTGGTCGTCGTGGGCCTCGCCGGGGACCACTGCGTGCGCGCCACGGCGCTGGACGGCGCGCGGCTGGGCTACGACGTCACCGTGCCGCTGGCGGTCACCCGGTTCGTGGCCCTGCGACCGGAGGACCCGCAGCGGGCGCGGGCGGACATGGCGGCCGCGGGCGTGCACCTGGTGTGA
- a CDS encoding diguanylate cyclase translates to MSSAAAVVDSLGAHDVLFFRRLRRGVWSHVSGVGRGAGWAGTVAVAEDGAAGAGGVGSAGGLGGGGAAGEGAEPVLRRALGATGVVRLLSATPARVVGPYFAGTAAVLRVDGDLLAVWGHPGRSERLLAATDEELSRASADLVDAAEDDTAARRLSDELAVLHAVQELTASLDQPLPQTLHRVAAVLAEALGCALAAAWVGDRCAVVERGWRAHADAPQVAAAAAGVAPPPGAPAVVRQDSAAHPLPPPLSPAQGVVSHLLLGLDVPGGGGVVAVHTTAAPRGFTELCQRTAAQLTSTASVLLQVALARERVEQQLHDARLLLGRDALTDVGSRHRWDEELARAQQLVDGGTTVSVALLDLDDLKWVNDTHGHPAGDALLRACAAAVRGCLRGDSDVVARVGGDEFAVLVPRATDTEALAARLRSGVDGTLLPSGLPLRVSIGVARCGPGQRVADAFAEADAAMYADKRRRRDQPRPV, encoded by the coding sequence ATGAGCAGCGCCGCGGCCGTCGTGGACTCCCTCGGCGCGCACGACGTGCTGTTCTTCCGCCGGCTGCGGCGCGGGGTGTGGTCCCACGTCAGCGGCGTCGGCCGCGGCGCCGGCTGGGCCGGCACGGTCGCCGTCGCCGAGGACGGCGCGGCCGGCGCGGGTGGGGTCGGCAGCGCAGGCGGGCTCGGCGGCGGCGGCGCCGCGGGGGAGGGCGCGGAGCCGGTGCTGCGCCGCGCGCTCGGAGCGACCGGCGTGGTCCGCCTGCTCTCGGCCACGCCCGCGCGCGTCGTGGGCCCGTACTTCGCCGGCACCGCGGCGGTGCTGCGCGTGGACGGCGACCTGCTGGCCGTGTGGGGCCACCCCGGGCGCAGCGAGCGGCTCCTGGCCGCCACCGACGAGGAGCTCTCCCGCGCGTCGGCTGACCTCGTGGACGCGGCGGAGGACGACACCGCGGCCCGGCGGCTGTCCGACGAGCTCGCCGTGCTGCACGCCGTCCAGGAGCTGACCGCCAGCCTGGACCAGCCGCTGCCGCAGACGCTGCACCGGGTCGCCGCCGTGCTCGCCGAGGCCCTCGGCTGCGCCCTGGCGGCGGCGTGGGTCGGCGACCGGTGCGCGGTGGTCGAGCGCGGGTGGCGCGCGCACGCCGACGCGCCGCAGGTCGCAGCCGCGGCGGCGGGCGTTGCCCCGCCGCCCGGCGCGCCCGCCGTCGTCCGCCAGGACAGCGCCGCCCACCCGCTGCCGCCGCCGCTCTCCCCGGCGCAGGGCGTGGTCTCCCACCTCCTGCTCGGCCTGGACGTGCCGGGCGGCGGAGGGGTGGTCGCCGTGCACACCACCGCCGCGCCGCGCGGCTTCACCGAGCTGTGCCAGCGCACCGCCGCCCAGCTGACCAGCACCGCGAGCGTGCTGCTGCAGGTGGCGCTGGCCCGCGAGCGCGTCGAGCAGCAGCTGCACGACGCGCGCCTGCTGCTGGGTCGCGACGCCCTGACGGACGTCGGCAGCCGCCACCGCTGGGACGAGGAGCTGGCCCGCGCCCAGCAGCTCGTGGACGGCGGCACGACCGTGTCCGTGGCCCTGCTCGACCTCGACGACCTCAAGTGGGTCAACGACACCCACGGCCACCCGGCCGGCGACGCGCTGCTGCGCGCGTGCGCCGCCGCGGTGCGCGGCTGCCTGCGCGGGGACAGCGACGTCGTCGCCCGCGTCGGCGGCGACGAGTTCGCCGTCCTCGTGCCCCGCGCCACCGACACCGAGGCCCTGGCCGCGCGGCTGCGCTCCGGCGTGGACGGCACGCTGCTGCCCTCCGGCCTGCCGCTGCGCGTGTCCATCGGCGTCGCCCGCTGCGGCCCGGGGCAGAGGGTCGCCGACGCCTTCGCCGAGGCCGACGCCGCCATGTACGCGGACAAGCGCCGCCGCCGCGACCAGCCGCGACCGGTCTGA
- a CDS encoding VanZ family protein — protein MSPSRTSRLPPLGSLLARAVLALAVLVHLVVLYAPRAPSGGGTPGVDKVVHVAVFALVVWAGRWARLARRPLVLVLLGHALVSEALQHWLLPARSGDSLDVLADAAGVALGALLAVPRPPARAMMQPWPREGRRAGR, from the coding sequence ATGAGCCCCTCCCGCACGAGCCGCCTGCCTCCGCTGGGCTCCCTGCTGGCGCGGGCGGTGCTCGCGCTCGCCGTGCTCGTGCACCTGGTGGTCCTCTACGCGCCGCGGGCGCCGTCCGGGGGCGGGACGCCCGGCGTCGACAAGGTCGTCCACGTCGCCGTCTTCGCGCTCGTGGTGTGGGCGGGCCGGTGGGCGCGGCTGGCTCGGCGCCCCCTGGTGCTCGTGCTGCTCGGCCACGCGCTGGTCTCCGAGGCGCTGCAGCACTGGCTGCTGCCGGCCCGCAGCGGCGACTCGCTCGACGTGCTGGCCGACGCGGCCGGGGTCGCGCTCGGCGCGCTGCTCGCCGTGCCGCGCCCGCCCGCGCGCGCGATGATGCAGCCGTGGCCGCGGGAGGGGAGGAGGGCTGGTCGATGA
- a CDS encoding YqgE/AlgH family protein, giving the protein MTGRLLVATPALRHPAFRRAVVLLLDHTREGGALGVVVNRPTAMDVEAVLPGWQPFVTVPGRLFQGGPVALDTALGLVTVPGDESDPLGVRRIVGSVGVVDLDAPPEVVTPVLAGLRIFAGYAGWSAGQLEGEIEEGSWYVVDGEAGDAFTDDPEGLWSDVLRRQPGELAWVSTFPDDPAMN; this is encoded by the coding sequence ATGACCGGCCGGCTGCTCGTCGCCACGCCCGCGCTGCGCCACCCCGCCTTCCGGCGCGCCGTCGTCCTGCTGCTCGACCACACCCGCGAGGGCGGCGCGCTCGGCGTCGTCGTCAACCGGCCGACGGCCATGGACGTCGAGGCGGTCCTGCCCGGGTGGCAGCCCTTCGTCACCGTGCCCGGGCGCCTGTTCCAGGGCGGCCCGGTGGCCCTGGACACCGCCCTCGGCCTCGTCACCGTCCCGGGGGACGAGTCCGACCCGCTCGGGGTGCGGCGCATCGTCGGCTCGGTGGGCGTGGTCGACCTCGACGCGCCGCCCGAGGTCGTCACGCCCGTGCTCGCGGGCCTGCGCATCTTCGCCGGCTACGCCGGGTGGAGCGCGGGCCAGCTGGAGGGGGAGATCGAGGAGGGCTCCTGGTACGTCGTCGACGGCGAGGCCGGGGACGCCTTCACCGACGACCCCGAGGGGCTGTGGAGCGACGTCTTGCGCCGCCAGCCCGGGGAGCTGGCCTGGGTGTCCACCTTCCCCGACGACCCGGCGATGAACTGA
- a CDS encoding DUF3039 domain-containing protein, translating to MSEPLSDPAARPASQPSGPGTSGTAVLDRQRLEQPVEPGDHERFAHYVRKEKVLESALSGEPVVALCGKVWVPGRDPNRFPVCPVCKEVYDGLRDRADGPGSGGSGSGGSGSGAGE from the coding sequence ATGAGCGAGCCGCTGTCCGACCCCGCCGCCCGCCCGGCGTCCCAGCCCTCGGGGCCCGGCACCTCCGGGACGGCGGTCCTCGACCGCCAGCGCCTCGAGCAGCCCGTCGAGCCCGGGGACCACGAGCGCTTCGCCCACTACGTGCGCAAGGAGAAGGTCCTGGAGTCGGCGCTGTCGGGGGAGCCCGTCGTCGCGCTGTGCGGCAAGGTGTGGGTGCCCGGCCGCGACCCGAACCGCTTCCCGGTCTGCCCGGTGTGCAAGGAGGTCTACGACGGCCTGCGCGACCGGGCGGACGGCCCGGGCTCCGGCGGCTCGGGCTCCGGCGGCTCGGGCTCCGGCGCCGGGGAGTGA